Proteins co-encoded in one Synechococcus elongatus PCC 6301 genomic window:
- a CDS encoding CPBP family intramembrane glutamic endopeptidase: protein MNRTTKLLTRLFTALRDRPVWQRVPAFLVILALLWLPWLGLGSLAIADSNSRSIVTLVGLYVIFLLLLPRWGESQTAWRQPFRHYGLAWNGRWRRSWLLGLGLGISLVLLLYGLQWSLGWQQWQGWPPQFGRLFFEGLLMATAVGFAEELLFRGWLLQELQRDFPQQGGWMSALIFAAVHRFGLQIFGLSLLGLALVAARQCDRQRLGLPMGLHSGLVAAYYWVNVGQLVQPRAGLWAGWTGWEGNPLQSIPGIGLLMLLWLGLVAWQRRNRPVPQS, encoded by the coding sequence TTGAACCGGACGACTAAGCTGCTGACACGCCTGTTTACAGCCCTGCGCGATCGCCCCGTTTGGCAGCGGGTACCGGCTTTCTTGGTCATCCTCGCACTGCTGTGGCTGCCGTGGTTAGGGCTCGGTTCCCTTGCGATCGCGGACAGCAATAGCCGCTCGATCGTCACGCTGGTCGGACTGTACGTCATCTTCTTGTTACTCTTGCCCCGCTGGGGTGAGAGTCAAACCGCCTGGCGACAGCCCTTCCGCCACTATGGTTTGGCGTGGAATGGGCGCTGGCGGCGATCGTGGCTGCTAGGGCTCGGGCTGGGTATCAGTCTCGTTTTGCTGCTCTATGGCCTGCAGTGGAGCCTCGGTTGGCAACAGTGGCAGGGTTGGCCGCCCCAGTTTGGGCGGTTGTTCTTCGAAGGACTGCTGATGGCCACTGCCGTCGGCTTTGCCGAGGAGCTGTTATTTCGCGGTTGGCTCCTCCAGGAACTACAACGCGATTTTCCGCAGCAGGGCGGCTGGATGAGCGCACTCATCTTTGCAGCAGTTCATCGTTTTGGGTTACAAATTTTCGGTTTAAGCCTCTTGGGACTGGCACTGGTTGCTGCGCGTCAGTGCGATCGCCAGCGTCTAGGCTTGCCCATGGGGCTGCATTCCGGGCTGGTCGCCGCCTACTACTGGGTCAATGTCGGTCAGCTGGTGCAGCCACGAGCCGGCCTTTGGGCAGGCTGGACAGGGTGGGAAGGCAACCCGTTGCAGAGCATCCCGGGCATTGGTCTCCTGATGCTGCTCTGGCTAGGGCTAGTTGCTTGGCAGCGGCGCAATCGCCCCGTACCTCAGTCTTGA
- a CDS encoding ArsR/SmtB family transcription factor, translated as MTQPSPTTNCQSPLTLDPAIALQAMADPLRLQVLNLLSKQELCVCDLCDRLQVKQPKLSFHLRQLREAGLIQARPQGRWTYYSLCPSRFAALQVWLQRFSQAQPAIADCCQD; from the coding sequence ATGACGCAGCCGAGCCCGACAACTAACTGCCAGAGTCCGCTAACGCTCGATCCGGCGATCGCCCTGCAAGCAATGGCCGATCCGCTGCGTCTGCAAGTGTTGAATCTCTTGAGCAAACAGGAACTCTGCGTCTGTGACCTCTGCGATCGCCTCCAGGTCAAGCAGCCCAAGCTCTCCTTTCACCTCCGTCAGTTGCGAGAGGCGGGTTTGATCCAAGCCCGTCCCCAAGGCCGCTGGACCTACTACTCACTCTGTCCTAGCCGTTTTGCCGCGCTACAAGTTTGGCTACAGCGCTTCAGTCAAGCCCAGCCCGCGATCGCGGATTGCTGTCAAGACTGA
- a CDS encoding DUF3352 domain-containing protein, with translation MPVKVRPDWAKLRRRWRILRRRSQRDRLVLGAIAGVVLAVTVSLLWWQRPWNLNDSATSALVDLQPQETAASLLFSADQGDRLFRSLASEADWLKQLPADFLEPLVDQASERLLLWLPSSQTPIPGLGTQSLQAAIALELTQPELLLDRLQVLERQQQWRIEQRSGQSLVGRLGDRYSLLLLRNRYLVLSESDATLRRLLSAYLGEGSLTQTADYQRLCGSTPATELRLYFDWPVLQSASTQAGDAWGLPPVAEAACADFVTQSEGIQIQGKALTESETTASTSPQPPRPRQELRSQVPAETVLWFESVNLAQFWQAISGGPIALQLPSGQQFDRDFEALTSTQLQRDWLSWSQGSYAIGVVQNPNPANQSQPRAGLILLVQASNRRQAEQSWQKLDEHLKKTGQLKVVPARGSTLWQLPDGRPIARHGWLRNNVSFLTVAAGTTLTLPPPSDRPSLATTPTAALTGDGPSDRLILKLTQLRQLGLLPLPKLLQDRLQPFDQLHLQWQKSRAGVTPFELWLTLPPSDSVKPDDAAEPDN, from the coding sequence ATGCCGGTTAAAGTACGGCCAGATTGGGCTAAACTGCGTCGCCGTTGGCGCATCTTGCGACGCCGATCCCAGCGCGATCGCTTGGTGCTTGGGGCGATCGCGGGGGTTGTGCTGGCGGTTACCGTCAGCTTGCTGTGGTGGCAACGCCCCTGGAACCTCAATGACTCTGCTACCAGTGCCTTGGTGGATCTCCAGCCCCAAGAGACCGCTGCCAGCCTCCTATTCAGTGCTGACCAGGGCGATCGCCTATTTCGCTCTCTTGCGAGTGAAGCAGACTGGTTAAAACAACTACCAGCAGACTTTCTTGAACCCTTGGTCGATCAGGCTAGCGAGCGGCTGCTCCTCTGGCTCCCGTCCTCGCAAACGCCCATCCCTGGGCTAGGAACCCAGTCTCTGCAAGCGGCGATCGCGCTTGAACTGACACAGCCAGAACTGTTGCTCGATCGCCTCCAAGTTCTTGAGCGCCAACAGCAATGGCGGATTGAACAGCGATCGGGACAGTCCTTGGTAGGGCGATTGGGCGATCGTTATTCCCTGCTACTGTTGCGGAACCGCTACCTCGTGTTGAGCGAGAGTGATGCCACGCTGCGTCGCCTGCTGTCTGCCTATCTAGGAGAGGGAAGCCTCACCCAAACGGCGGACTATCAGCGGCTGTGTGGCAGTACGCCTGCGACAGAACTGCGGCTCTATTTCGACTGGCCTGTGCTGCAGTCGGCGAGTACCCAAGCGGGTGATGCCTGGGGGCTACCGCCAGTGGCAGAGGCGGCTTGCGCTGACTTTGTCACTCAGTCGGAGGGCATTCAAATTCAGGGCAAGGCGCTAACTGAGTCGGAAACGACCGCCTCAACGTCCCCTCAGCCCCCCCGTCCTCGTCAGGAATTGCGATCGCAGGTTCCCGCAGAAACCGTCCTCTGGTTCGAATCGGTCAACCTCGCCCAATTCTGGCAGGCGATCAGTGGCGGCCCGATCGCGCTGCAGTTGCCCAGTGGTCAGCAATTCGATCGCGATTTTGAGGCTTTGACCAGCACCCAGCTCCAGCGGGATTGGCTGAGCTGGAGCCAGGGTAGCTATGCGATCGGTGTCGTTCAAAATCCCAATCCTGCCAATCAATCCCAACCTCGGGCGGGGCTGATCCTGCTGGTGCAGGCCAGTAACCGACGCCAAGCGGAGCAGAGTTGGCAGAAGCTGGATGAACACCTGAAGAAAACAGGTCAACTCAAAGTCGTTCCTGCAAGGGGCTCTACGCTCTGGCAGTTGCCCGATGGTCGCCCAATCGCCCGACATGGCTGGCTTAGGAACAATGTCAGTTTCCTGACGGTGGCAGCAGGTACAACGCTGACTTTGCCACCCCCGAGCGATCGTCCCTCTCTGGCGACCACTCCCACGGCAGCACTGACCGGCGATGGCCCTAGCGATCGCCTGATTCTCAAGCTCACCCAACTGCGGCAGCTCGGTCTGCTACCCCTGCCCAAACTCCTGCAGGATCGCCTCCAGCCCTTTGATCAATTGCACTTGCAGTGGCAAAAGTCCCGGGCGGGTGTGACCCCGTTTGAGTTGTGGCTGACCCTGCCCCCCAGCGATTCTGTGAAGCCTGATGACGCAGCCGAGCCCGACAACTAA
- the cofH gene encoding 7,8-didemethyl-8-hydroxy-5-deazariboflavin synthase subunit CofH → MIDSATVAAILASVLDGKPLEPEAATVLLKARDRSLRQQIQAAANQLRSRQVGDRVSYVINRNLNFTNICEQHCNFCAFRRDADQDGAFWLDASILLEKGAAAVAAGATEFCLQGGLNPAAKRNGRSLDFYVELTASLKQAFPQIHLHAFSPQEIQFIAREDGLSFREVLMALRSAGVGSLPGTAAEVLDDSVRRILCPEKLDSATWKTIIQTAHQVGLPTTSTLLSGHLETPSQQAQHLEQLRQLQQAAIAGETPARITEFILLPFVGELAPAPLRKRVKRDQPDLSDALLVMAVARLYLGDWIANHQPSWVKLGLAGATQALDWGCNDLGGTLMEEHITSMAGAQGGTAQTVEQLEAAIAAAGRQPYQRDTLYRPVAVEAVHAG, encoded by the coding sequence GTGATTGATTCGGCGACCGTCGCTGCCATCCTGGCGTCTGTTTTGGATGGCAAGCCTTTAGAACCGGAAGCCGCTACCGTTTTACTCAAAGCCCGCGATCGCTCGCTCCGTCAGCAAATTCAGGCAGCGGCGAACCAACTCCGTTCCCGACAGGTGGGCGATCGCGTCAGCTATGTGATCAATCGCAATCTCAATTTCACCAATATTTGCGAGCAGCACTGTAACTTCTGCGCCTTTCGTCGTGATGCGGATCAAGACGGTGCTTTCTGGCTAGATGCTTCAATTCTGCTTGAAAAAGGAGCGGCAGCCGTTGCCGCTGGTGCAACGGAATTTTGTCTGCAGGGTGGCCTGAATCCAGCGGCAAAACGCAACGGGCGATCGCTCGACTTTTATGTCGAGTTGACGGCCAGCCTTAAACAAGCCTTTCCGCAGATTCATCTCCATGCTTTTTCACCGCAAGAAATTCAGTTTATTGCTCGGGAGGATGGGCTGAGTTTTCGTGAGGTGTTGATGGCTTTGCGATCGGCGGGGGTGGGCTCTTTGCCCGGCACTGCAGCGGAAGTGTTGGATGACTCGGTGCGACGGATTCTCTGTCCCGAAAAATTAGATAGTGCAACCTGGAAAACAATCATCCAGACTGCGCACCAAGTTGGTTTGCCGACGACTAGCACGCTGCTCAGTGGTCATCTCGAAACGCCCAGTCAGCAGGCTCAGCATCTAGAACAACTGCGACAACTCCAACAAGCTGCGATCGCTGGCGAAACCCCAGCCCGGATCACGGAGTTCATTCTGCTGCCGTTTGTGGGGGAGCTGGCGCCGGCACCGCTGCGCAAGCGGGTCAAGCGCGATCAGCCTGATTTATCCGATGCACTGTTGGTGATGGCTGTGGCCAGGCTGTATCTGGGCGACTGGATTGCCAATCACCAACCGAGTTGGGTCAAGCTGGGGTTGGCTGGAGCAACCCAAGCCCTCGACTGGGGCTGCAATGACTTGGGCGGCACGTTGATGGAGGAGCACATTACCAGCATGGCAGGGGCCCAGGGCGGAACGGCTCAAACCGTGGAACAGCTAGAGGCGGCGATCGCAGCTGCGGGGCGCCAACCTTACCAGCGCGATACGCTCTACCGGCCCGTGGCGGTGGAGGCTGTTCATGCCGGTTAA
- the groL gene encoding chaperonin GroEL (60 kDa chaperone family; promotes refolding of misfolded polypeptides especially under stressful conditions; forms two stacked rings of heptamers to form a barrel-shaped 14mer; ends can be capped by GroES; misfolded proteins enter the barrel where they are refolded when GroES binds), with the protein MAKLILFHEDSRQALERGVNALANAVKVTLGPRGRNVLLEKKFGAPEIINDGVSIAKEIELEDPHENAGARLVQEVAAKTKEIAGDGTTTATVLAQAIVREGLTNVAAGANPIVLRRGIEKAVATLVEAIAAKAQPVADEAAIRSIAAVSAGNDDEVGQMIADAVAKVTKDGVITVEESKSLATELEVVEGMQFDRGYLSPYFVTDQDRQVVEYDNPLILLTDKKIASIQDLVPVLEDVARAGRPLLIIAEDIEGEALATLVVNKARGVLNTVAVKAPAFGDRRKAILQDIAVLTGGQVISEEVGLSLADANSSVLGKAQKITISKDTTIIVAGDENKADVAARIAQIRRSLEETDSDYDREKLQERIAKLAGGVAVIKVGAPTETELKNRKLRIEDALNATRAAIEEGVVPGGGTTLLHLASALTSLQASLTVADEKLGVEIVARALEAPLRQIADNAGAEGSVVVEKLRDKDFNFGYNALTGQYEDLVASGILDPAKVVRSALQDAASVASLILTTEVLVVDQPEPEPAMPAGGDMGGMGGMGMPGMGGMGMM; encoded by the coding sequence ATGGCTAAGCTGATCCTGTTTCACGAAGACTCCCGCCAAGCTCTTGAACGGGGAGTCAACGCCCTCGCGAATGCTGTCAAGGTGACTTTGGGCCCCCGCGGACGTAACGTCCTGCTCGAGAAAAAGTTTGGGGCACCTGAAATCATCAATGATGGCGTCAGCATCGCCAAAGAAATTGAACTGGAAGATCCCCACGAGAATGCAGGGGCTCGCCTTGTTCAGGAAGTTGCCGCCAAGACTAAAGAGATCGCAGGCGACGGTACCACGACTGCAACTGTGCTGGCTCAGGCGATCGTGCGGGAAGGCTTGACCAACGTGGCCGCTGGTGCCAACCCGATCGTGCTGCGTCGTGGCATTGAAAAAGCAGTGGCAACCTTGGTGGAAGCGATCGCTGCTAAAGCGCAACCCGTGGCGGATGAGGCGGCCATCCGCTCGATCGCTGCGGTGTCGGCGGGCAACGACGATGAAGTCGGCCAAATGATTGCCGATGCTGTGGCTAAGGTCACCAAAGACGGCGTGATCACGGTTGAGGAATCAAAATCTCTGGCGACGGAACTAGAAGTTGTCGAAGGGATGCAGTTCGACCGCGGCTACCTCTCGCCCTACTTCGTCACCGACCAAGATCGGCAGGTCGTGGAGTACGACAATCCGCTCATCCTGCTGACGGACAAAAAAATTGCCTCGATTCAGGATCTGGTGCCGGTTCTGGAAGATGTGGCCCGTGCCGGTCGTCCGCTGCTGATCATTGCTGAAGACATCGAAGGCGAAGCCTTGGCAACCCTCGTGGTCAACAAAGCCCGTGGTGTCCTCAACACCGTCGCAGTCAAAGCGCCTGCCTTTGGCGATCGCCGTAAAGCCATCCTGCAAGATATTGCCGTGCTGACTGGCGGTCAGGTCATTTCCGAAGAAGTCGGCCTCAGCTTGGCCGATGCCAACAGCAGCGTCCTCGGCAAGGCCCAAAAGATCACGATCAGCAAAGACACCACGATCATCGTGGCAGGCGATGAGAACAAAGCTGATGTGGCTGCTCGCATCGCTCAAATCCGCCGCAGTCTGGAAGAAACTGACTCGGACTACGATCGCGAGAAACTGCAAGAGCGCATCGCCAAATTGGCGGGCGGCGTGGCTGTGATCAAAGTCGGCGCGCCGACCGAGACTGAGCTGAAAAACCGCAAGCTGCGCATTGAAGATGCCCTCAATGCCACCCGTGCTGCGATCGAAGAAGGGGTTGTGCCCGGCGGTGGGACGACGCTACTGCACCTCGCCAGTGCCTTGACCTCACTGCAAGCGTCGCTGACCGTGGCTGACGAAAAACTGGGTGTGGAAATCGTGGCCCGTGCCCTCGAAGCTCCCCTGCGTCAGATCGCGGACAACGCCGGTGCTGAAGGTTCTGTCGTCGTCGAAAAACTGCGGGACAAAGACTTCAACTTTGGCTACAACGCCCTGACAGGCCAATACGAAGACCTCGTGGCTAGCGGCATTCTCGATCCGGCCAAAGTGGTGCGATCGGCACTGCAAGATGCGGCATCCGTCGCCTCGCTGATTCTGACGACTGAAGTCTTGGTTGTCGATCAGCCCGAGCCGGAGCCGGCAATGCCTGCTGGCGGTGACATGGGCGGTATGGGTGGCATGGGTATGCCGGGAATGGGCGGTATGGGCATGATGTAG
- the fabG gene encoding 3-oxoacyl-[acyl-carrier-protein] reductase, translating to MTALPLTDRIALVTGASRGIGRAIALELAAAGAKVAVNYASSAGAADEVVAAIAAAGGEAFAVKADVSQESEVEALFAAVIERWGRLDVLVNNAGITRDTLLLRMKRDDWQSVLDLNLGGVFLCSRAAAKIMLKQRSGRIINIASVVGEMGNPGQANYSAAKAGVIGLTKTVAKELASRGITVNAVAPGFIATDMTSELAAEKLLEVIPLGRYGEAAEVAGVVRFLAADPAAAYITGQVINIDGGLVMA from the coding sequence ATGACTGCTTTGCCCCTAACCGATCGCATTGCTCTGGTGACCGGAGCCTCTCGGGGGATTGGCCGGGCGATCGCCTTGGAATTGGCGGCGGCGGGGGCCAAGGTTGCGGTGAATTACGCGAGTTCTGCTGGTGCTGCCGACGAAGTAGTGGCAGCGATCGCGGCGGCCGGTGGCGAAGCTTTTGCTGTCAAAGCCGATGTTTCCCAAGAGTCAGAAGTGGAAGCCCTCTTTGCGGCGGTAATCGAGCGTTGGGGACGGCTAGATGTGCTGGTCAACAATGCTGGGATTACCCGCGACACACTGTTACTGCGGATGAAACGGGATGACTGGCAATCGGTGCTGGACTTGAACTTAGGTGGTGTCTTCCTCTGCAGTCGAGCGGCTGCCAAAATCATGCTCAAACAGCGATCGGGCCGGATCATCAACATTGCTTCGGTGGTTGGTGAAATGGGTAACCCCGGCCAGGCCAACTACAGTGCGGCCAAAGCTGGGGTAATCGGCTTGACCAAAACCGTGGCCAAAGAACTCGCTAGCCGTGGCATTACAGTTAATGCCGTGGCGCCGGGCTTTATTGCCACTGATATGACCAGTGAACTCGCCGCCGAAAAACTCCTCGAAGTGATTCCTCTCGGTCGCTACGGTGAAGCGGCAGAAGTGGCGGGTGTGGTGAGATTCTTGGCGGCGGATCCGGCAGCTGCCTACATCACGGGCCAGGTGATCAATATCGATGGCGGCTTGGTGATGGCCTAG
- a CDS encoding potassium channel family protein: MEPQRSRRSLDHRRNLVNSVWALVLLIVVGTLGYQLIEGWTGLDALYMTITTLATVGFGEVNPLSPKGRLFTILLILAGLILIGYVIKTATEALAEGYFQERLRDRRLRHLLNRLHNHYIICGFGRTGQEIAREFNAEALPFVVLDNDESAIDTAIAAGLQAFVGDATLDEVLIKAGIERARCLVAAMPSDADNLYAILSAKTLNPNLRTIARASSAEAVQKLRRGGADAVVSPYITGGRRMAAAARRPQVIDFIDDLTSASERSVYIDEFLLEQPRSRFIGRTLREADLRGRSGALILAIRRADGTLLASPTGDTYLELGDLLLCLGTGPQLQALEKLLA, from the coding sequence ATGGAGCCACAGCGATCGCGGCGAAGTCTTGATCACCGTCGCAATCTGGTCAATAGCGTCTGGGCGTTAGTCCTGCTGATTGTTGTCGGCACCTTGGGCTACCAGCTGATTGAAGGCTGGACAGGGCTAGATGCTCTGTACATGACAATCACGACGCTAGCGACGGTGGGATTTGGGGAAGTGAATCCCCTCAGTCCCAAGGGTCGGCTATTTACGATCCTGCTGATCTTGGCAGGATTGATCTTGATTGGCTATGTGATCAAGACTGCCACCGAAGCCTTGGCCGAGGGATACTTCCAAGAGAGGCTGCGCGATCGCCGACTACGACACTTACTCAATCGCTTGCACAATCACTACATCATTTGCGGCTTTGGTCGCACTGGACAAGAAATTGCCCGCGAGTTCAACGCAGAAGCATTGCCTTTTGTCGTTTTAGATAACGATGAAAGTGCAATTGATACGGCGATCGCGGCAGGACTTCAGGCTTTTGTCGGCGATGCCACACTCGATGAGGTGTTGATCAAAGCAGGAATTGAGCGGGCGCGCTGTTTGGTAGCGGCTATGCCGTCTGATGCTGACAATCTTTACGCGATCCTGTCGGCCAAAACCTTGAATCCTAACCTGCGGACGATCGCCCGTGCCAGTTCTGCTGAGGCGGTTCAAAAGCTGCGTCGAGGCGGGGCAGATGCGGTGGTCTCGCCCTACATCACCGGTGGACGGCGGATGGCGGCGGCAGCGCGGCGACCGCAAGTGATCGACTTCATTGATGATCTGACTTCCGCCAGTGAGCGGTCGGTCTACATTGATGAGTTTTTGTTGGAGCAACCGCGATCGCGATTTATTGGGCGCACCCTGCGAGAAGCGGATTTACGGGGGCGATCGGGCGCCCTAATTCTGGCGATTCGGCGGGCGGATGGTACCTTGCTGGCCAGTCCCACCGGTGACACCTATCTCGAACTCGGAGACTTGCTGCTCTGCCTTGGAACTGGTCCGCAATTGCAAGCCCTCGAGAAGCTGTTGGCCTAG
- a CDS encoding glycosyltransferase family 9 protein, with product MRILALVPGGIGDQILFFPTVADLKKYYPQAQIDVVVEPRAVGAYRVCAEVDQVFPFDFKDRNSLADWGNLLGSIREREYEAVLSLGQRSLVGLFLWLTGIPKRVGYAGRGKIFLTDAVPLNREQYAGALYHDLLQGFGINTPCPNPKLTLARQDLDWATAEQQRLGLAGQGYLVLHGGSSTLAKLKGLQKVYPVEKWAIVLRSIREQRPSLPFVVVQGPDDAEFVAELRKSNLDFQVVQPPDIGKLAAIIAGADLMLCTDSAPMHLAVASGTRTIALFGPFEPAKLLPADDRFIGIKAEGVDVATVPPQEIIDRLFGR from the coding sequence ATGCGCATTTTGGCCCTGGTTCCGGGCGGTATCGGTGACCAGATTCTCTTCTTCCCGACGGTCGCCGATCTCAAAAAGTACTATCCGCAGGCTCAGATTGATGTCGTCGTTGAGCCTCGCGCCGTGGGTGCTTATCGGGTCTGCGCCGAGGTAGACCAAGTCTTTCCGTTCGATTTCAAAGATCGCAACAGCTTGGCCGACTGGGGCAATTTGCTCGGCTCCATTCGCGAGCGGGAATACGAAGCGGTGCTCTCCCTTGGCCAGCGATCGCTGGTGGGTCTCTTCCTCTGGTTGACCGGCATTCCCAAACGGGTGGGCTATGCGGGTCGCGGCAAAATTTTTCTCACGGATGCGGTGCCGCTCAACCGTGAACAGTATGCGGGAGCGCTCTACCACGATCTCTTGCAAGGCTTTGGTATTAATACTCCCTGCCCGAATCCTAAGCTGACGTTGGCTCGGCAAGATTTGGATTGGGCAACGGCAGAACAGCAACGATTGGGGCTGGCAGGCCAGGGTTACCTCGTCCTGCACGGCGGTTCGAGCACGCTGGCCAAGCTCAAGGGTTTGCAGAAGGTCTATCCCGTTGAGAAATGGGCGATCGTGTTGCGATCGATTCGCGAACAGCGTCCTAGCCTGCCTTTTGTGGTGGTGCAAGGCCCCGACGATGCGGAGTTTGTAGCGGAACTGCGCAAATCCAATCTCGACTTCCAAGTGGTGCAGCCGCCAGACATCGGCAAACTTGCTGCGATCATTGCTGGAGCTGATCTGATGCTCTGTACCGATAGTGCACCGATGCATTTAGCCGTGGCGAGCGGGACAAGGACGATCGCCCTGTTTGGTCCCTTTGAACCGGCGAAGCTGCTGCCAGCAGATGATCGGTTCATCGGCATCAAGGCGGAGGGTGTTGACGTGGCGACGGTTCCACCCCAGGAAATCATCGATCGCCTCTTCGGTCGCTAG
- the ispD gene encoding 2-C-methyl-D-erythritol 4-phosphate cytidylyltransferase translates to MHLLIPAAGSGRRFGADRNKLLLPLLGQPVLAWALQAADQAQSITWIGIIGQPGDRADMEALVDQLQLATPVSWIQGGRERQESVFNGLRSLPSGAQQVLIHDGARCLATPTLFDRCSAALQTCPAFVAAVPVKDTIKQVAADGTIAATPDRSTLWAAQTPQGFTVESLLRCHRQGLKQQLAVTDDAALLEAFGLPVQIVEGEETNLKVTTPADLAIAELILKQRQFTAAIA, encoded by the coding sequence TTGCATCTGCTGATTCCTGCCGCTGGTTCAGGTCGTCGCTTCGGTGCCGATCGCAATAAACTCCTGCTGCCACTCCTGGGTCAGCCGGTTCTGGCCTGGGCCCTACAAGCCGCCGATCAAGCTCAGTCGATCACTTGGATTGGCATCATTGGGCAGCCAGGCGATCGCGCGGATATGGAAGCGTTGGTTGATCAGCTCCAGCTTGCAACCCCTGTCAGCTGGATTCAGGGCGGCCGAGAACGCCAGGAATCGGTGTTTAATGGCCTGCGATCGCTGCCCAGTGGGGCTCAGCAAGTTTTAATCCATGACGGCGCCCGCTGTTTGGCAACGCCTACCCTCTTCGATCGCTGTAGCGCGGCACTCCAGACTTGTCCTGCTTTCGTGGCGGCCGTTCCAGTCAAAGACACGATCAAACAAGTTGCTGCTGATGGCACAATCGCCGCAACCCCCGATCGCTCAACTCTCTGGGCCGCCCAAACTCCCCAGGGCTTTACCGTTGAGTCGCTGCTGCGTTGCCATCGTCAGGGCCTAAAACAACAGCTTGCTGTGACCGATGACGCCGCGCTCCTCGAAGCGTTTGGTTTGCCCGTGCAGATTGTTGAAGGCGAAGAGACCAATCTCAAGGTGACCACACCGGCGGATCTAGCGATCGCAGAATTAATTCTCAAACAGCGACAGTTTACTGCTGCGATCGCCTAG
- a CDS encoding sterol desaturase family protein, protein MNLLDRSLSPDSLIFFGLILGRYLLIAGGLYWLFYGFLAERSTRRRVKHWPTWKKSIRSDVGLSIASALVFALLASWLTSTPVLIHTRLYTDVSQYGFFYLIFSFFLVLILQDTSFYFCHRLFHQPWLFRWVHRGHHRSQCPTPWTSFAFDLPEAVMQALLIIGIVFVFPVHVGILLAALVTMTLWSVFNHLGFSLFPDSGVSQWLAQWLIGPQHHLLHHQRYSFHYGLYFTFWDRLLGTQIPASQPQTQRSVRLALLTAAKPLAVRGKER, encoded by the coding sequence GTGAACCTGCTTGATCGCTCTTTGAGTCCTGATAGCTTGATCTTCTTCGGCCTGATCTTAGGACGTTATCTACTGATTGCTGGAGGACTCTACTGGCTCTTTTATGGCTTTTTGGCAGAGCGATCTACTCGCAGGAGAGTGAAGCATTGGCCGACTTGGAAGAAGTCAATTCGCTCAGATGTTGGGCTTTCGATAGCCTCGGCTTTAGTCTTTGCCCTATTAGCTTCTTGGTTGACTTCTACTCCAGTGCTGATCCATACGCGGCTCTACACAGATGTTAGTCAATATGGATTTTTTTATTTAATCTTTAGCTTCTTTCTGGTTCTGATTCTGCAAGATACTAGTTTTTATTTCTGTCATCGACTCTTTCATCAGCCTTGGTTATTTCGCTGGGTACATCGGGGTCATCATCGTTCGCAATGCCCAACACCCTGGACCTCCTTTGCCTTTGATCTACCCGAAGCAGTGATGCAGGCACTGCTGATTATTGGCATTGTTTTTGTTTTCCCAGTTCACGTTGGCATTTTGCTGGCTGCCTTGGTGACTATGACCCTTTGGTCTGTTTTCAACCATTTGGGCTTCTCACTGTTCCCCGATTCAGGGGTTTCTCAGTGGCTGGCTCAGTGGTTGATCGGACCCCAGCATCATCTGCTTCACCATCAACGCTACAGCTTTCACTACGGTCTGTACTTCACGTTTTGGGATCGACTCCTAGGCACTCAAATTCCAGCCTCCCAGCCGCAGACTCAACGCTCGGTTCGTCTGGCTTTACTCACTGCTGCAAAACCCTTGGCAGTCCGAGGTAAAGAACGCTAA
- a CDS encoding RNA recognition motif domain-containing protein: MSIYVGNLSYEVTEADLTAVFTEYGAVKRVQLPIDRETGRMRGFGFVEMSADAEEDAAIAALGGAEWMGRGLRVNKAKPREERSGGGSFGGGGGRRGGGGGGGYRNY, encoded by the coding sequence ATGTCTATTTACGTTGGTAACCTGTCCTACGAGGTTACAGAAGCTGACTTGACCGCCGTATTTACGGAGTATGGTGCGGTCAAGCGAGTTCAACTGCCTATCGATCGTGAAACCGGTCGGATGCGTGGTTTCGGTTTTGTCGAAATGAGCGCTGATGCAGAAGAAGATGCTGCGATTGCTGCACTTGGCGGAGCTGAGTGGATGGGCCGAGGCCTCCGCGTCAACAAAGCAAAGCCCCGTGAGGAGCGCAGTGGTGGCGGCTCGTTCGGCGGTGGCGGTGGCCGTCGCGGTGGTGGCGGTGGCGGTGGTTACCGCAACTACTAA